The proteins below come from a single Odontesthes bonariensis isolate fOdoBon6 chromosome 18, fOdoBon6.hap1, whole genome shotgun sequence genomic window:
- the LOC142368194 gene encoding uncharacterized protein LOC142368194: MFLSYFSNVNLQMPRTSRRSQAARRRAEASPVQRIGVPTPSSDFVGRRGTGRRHKANEWPISEHTGRRHKLVIPDGSLDKKLVLVIGASHLRSLADGIVKMQGGFVSFAFMSTPGADADQLRKEVEKVVLPRRPDAICVFAPSNNLTSSINHQEAGRAFKLYLEAVREHCTKVFCIGMIPRLTESMEKQELFQQEYHRVSANLKMPFYSIAEDFPLSRVDLWSYDGIHLDDNKGMRILSDRIWVFAHQFLELSAPKPLATSQAAAPYKPRYVPRLVVKGVERVPRPPPPEWTTVRYGRKRSHSGESDSDSPKERVVPDKIATPVLKECYIPLNPVRFSPELLVAMEKVSPMAVADVHTGNEMKPVERLKKPAVLRTRRVRQQVSATPSVTPAAVGVGLVSVKKNVSVVHI; this comes from the exons atgtttttgtcatatttctctAATGTCAATTTGCAGATGCCACGAACTAGTCGTAGATCTCAAGCTGCTCGTCGCCGTGCTGAGGCTTCGCCTGTTCAGCGCATTGGCGTACCAACGCCATCCAGTGACTTTGTTGGCC GCCGCGGAACTGGGCGGCGACACAAAGCGAACGAATGGCCAATCAGCGAGCATACTGGGCGTCGTCACAAGCTGGTCATTCCGGATGGGAGCCTTGATAAGAAA cTGGTTCTTGTTATCGGGGCGTCCCATTTGCGGTCCTTGGCAGATGGCATTGTTAAAATGCAAGGAGGTTTCGTATCTTTTGCCTTTATGTCGACTCCAGGGGCTGACGCAGATCAGCTGCGCAAGGAGGTTGAGAAGGTCGTACTTCCTCGTCGTCCTGACGCTATTTGCGTTTTTGCTCCATCCAACAACCTCACGTCCAGCATCAACCACCAAGAGGCAGGACGGGCCTTTAAGTTGTACCTTGAGGCAGTTCGTGAGCACTGCACTAag GTGTTCTGTATCGGTATGATTCCACGCTTGACGGAATCCATGGAGAAACAGGAGCTATTCCAGCAGGAGTATCATCGTGTTTCGGCAAATCTAA agatGCCGTTTTATTCCATTGCCGAGGACTTCCCCCTAAGTCGCGTCGATCTGTGGAGTTATGATGGA ATTCACCTTGACGACAACAAGGGGATGCGCATCCTCAGTGATCGCATTTGGGTGTTTGCGCATCAGTTCCTGGAGCTGTCTGCACCCAAGCCACTGGCCACGAGTCAGGCAGCTGCCCCGTATAAGCCGAGGTATGTGCCACGTCTGGTTGTGAAGGGAGTGGAACGAGTCCCACGTCCACCGCCTCCAGAGTGGACAACCGTGAGATACGGCAGGAAG AGGAGCCATTCGGGGGAATCTGACTCTGATTCACCCAAGGAAAGGGTGGTTCCTGATAAG ATTGCTACTCCAGTTTTGAAGGAGTGTTACATCCCCCTGAATCCTGTTCGTTTTTCACCTGAGTTGTTGGTTGCCatggaaaaagtttctccaatgGCAGTGGCAGATGTTCACACAGGCAACGAG ATGAAGCCTGTGGAACGTCTCAAGAAACCAGCTGTCTTAAGGACCAGGCGTGTGAGACAGCAG gtttcagccacaCCGAGCGTAACTCCTGCCGCTGTTGGTGTGGGGCTTGTGTCCGTGAAGAAGAATGTAAGTGTGGTCcatatttag